A genomic window from Ascaphus truei isolate aAscTru1 chromosome 1, aAscTru1.hap1, whole genome shotgun sequence includes:
- the SPATA9 gene encoding spermatogenesis-associated protein 9: protein MGGGGLLPRHCRRRPGAGEKMPGKEMGWLCGRLVNKFSTQAQVFQRAAKDFIGKIMEEFPSIVELNSSQQPSETLLKKASKTIVAKAINSPHGEDVVKGLTTICRTTTSAAKVLHPKLVGRFSELNSISGRLWSNQSNQGRSLFTIQVRKRSVTDVICFPAKAVSTSILYGLYAVLIYLSIYINLLVGMMKALIKEEGSTARDRQDGAEYIVSRDGATANNDGASPERQAFLHPLKETGDGGVRVLHSVFDEQVEEARLGQ from the exons ATGGGTGGAGGAGGTCTTCTCCCGCGGCACTGTAGAAGGAGGCCAGGTGCTGGTGAGAAGATGCCGGGAAAGGAGATGGGATGGTTGTGTGGGAGACTGGTGAATAAATTTTCAACACAAG CTCAAGTGTTTCAGAGAGCAGCAAAGGATTTTAtagggaagatcatggaggagtTTCCGTCCATAGTGGAATTAAATTCATCGCAGCAG CCCTCAGAGACACTTTTGAAAAAAGCCTCTAAAACTATTGTTGCCAAAGCAATAAATTCACCTCATGGAGAAGACGTCGTGAAAGGATTAACCACTATATGTAGGACTACAACCTCCGCGGCCAAAGTCCTGCACCCAAAATTGGTGGGTAGGTTTTCTGAACTAAACAGCATATCTGGTCGTCTCTGGAGTAACCAAAGTAACCAAGGTCGATCTTTGTTCACCATCCAG GTCAGAAAAAGATCTGTCACAGATGTGATTTGTTTCCCTGCAAAAGCGGTTTCCACTAGTATCCTTTATGGCTTGTATGCAGTGCTCATTTACTTG TCCATCTACATCAACCTATTGGTTGGGATGATGAAAGCTCTCATCAAGGAAGAAGGCTCCACTGCAAGGGACAGGCAGGATGGTGCTGAATATATTGTTTCTCGTGACGGAGCCACAGCAAACAATGATGGGGCATCCCCAGAAAGACAGGCTTTTTTGCACCCTTTGAAGGAGACTGGTGATGGTGGGGTACGAGTTTTACATTCAGTGTTTGATGAACAAGTAGAAGAGGCAAGACTGGGACAATAG